Genomic window (Gemmatimonadota bacterium):
GCACGCCACAGCCCTTCCAGCTTTTCCGCTGGCGCGAAGATCTCGTACCCGAGGTCGCCGGTCTCGTGCGTCCGCGCGACCAGCACCTCGCGATCCTCGAACCGGGCCTCCGCGAAGGCATGCTCCGGCGCCTGCGCCGCGAGCTCGACATCCAGCGCCTGCAGCACGATCGTCCGGGCTCGAGGGCCATAGACGCCGAGCAGCCCGGTCGCACCCGAGACATCCTCGAACCTGGCGAAAAGCGGCGGCACCGAGCGGCGCAGATGCTCGACCAGCGCGGGACCGGCGCCCGCGTCACCATCCAGCAGCAGGTCCGCTTCACGCCGGCGGAATACACGCACGTCCGCGATCATCTTCCCCTTGGGGGTGAGCACCGCGGCGTACACGCCCTGACCCGGCGGCGCACCGGCCACATCGTTGCTGACCAGCCCCTGGATCATGCGCACGGGGTCGCGACCGTATAGGCGCAGCCGCAGCCGCTCCGAGCGGTCCACCAGCGCGGCGTCGCTCCGTGCGGCGGCGTACTCGGCCGCGGGATCGCCGTAGTTCCGGGGCACCCGCTGAACCGGGACCGGCAGAGGAGGGCCGCCGGGCGCAGCCTCTTCCGGCCCGCCCTGGTCCGCCC
Coding sequences:
- a CDS encoding aminomethyl transferase family protein, whose protein sequence is MPRNYGDPAAEYAAARSDAALVDRSERLRLRLYGRDPVRMIQGLVSNDVAGAPPGQGVYAAVLTPKGKMIADVRVFRRREADLLLDGDAGAGPALVEHLRRSVPPLFARFEDVSGATGLLGVYGPRARTIVLQALDVELAAQAPEHAFAEARFEDREVLVARTHETGDLGYEIFAPAEKLEGLWRALSRAGARPTGHATLDVLRIEAGRPRWGAELDATAIPLEAGLRQRAISETKGCYTGQEVIIRILHRGHVNWLLRGVLLGDAPAPAGGAALLQPADGKMVGRITSSCYSPRQRQTIALAYVRREVEPPAALRLVEAAGPQALVVELPFPSSDMGGPVAADVTSGSPQRY